Proteins from a single region of Symphalangus syndactylus isolate Jambi chromosome 12, NHGRI_mSymSyn1-v2.1_pri, whole genome shotgun sequence:
- the NECTIN4 gene encoding nectin-4, producing the protein MRLSLGAEMWGPEAWLLLLLLLASFTGRCPAGELETSDVVTVVLGQDAKLPCFYRGDSGEQVGQVAWARVDAGEGAQELALLHSKYGLHVSPAYEGRVEQPPPPRDPLDGSVLLRNAVQADEGEYECRVSTFPAGSFQARLRLRVLVPPLPSLNPGPALEEGQGLTLAASCTAEGSPAPSVTWDTEVKGTTSSRSFKHSRSAAVTSEFHLVPSRSMNGQPLTCVVSHPGLLQDQRITHILHVSFLAEASVRGLEDQNLWHVGREGAMLKCLSEGQPPPSYNWTRLDGPLPSGVRVDGDTLGFPPLTTEHSGIYVCHVSNEFSARDSQVTVDVLDPQEDSGKQVDLVSASVVVVGVIAALLFCLLVVVVVLMSRYHQRKAQQMTQKYEEELTLTRENSIRRLHSHHTDPRSQPEESVGLRAEGHPDSLKDNSSCSVMSEEPEGRSYSTLTTVREIETQTELLSPGSGRAEEEEDQDEGIKQAMNHFVQENGTLRAKPTGNGIYINGRGHLV; encoded by the exons ATGCGCCTGTCCCTGGGAGCCGAGATGTGGGGGCCTGAGGcctggctgctgctgcttctactgCTGGCATCATTTACAG GCCGGTGCCCCGCGGGTGAGCTGGAGACCTCAGACGTGGTAACTGTGGTGCTGGGCCAGGACGCAAAACTACCCTGCTTCTACCGAGGGGACTCCGGCGAGCAAGTGGGGCAAGTGGCATGGGCTCGGGTGGACGCGGGCGAAGGCGCCCAGGAActagcgctactgcactccaaatACGGGCTTCATGTGAGCCCGGCTTACGAGGGCCGCGTGGAGCAGCCGCCGCCCCCACGCGACCCCCTGGACGGCTCAGTGCTCCTGCGCAACGCAGTGCAGGCAGACGAGGGCGAGTATGAGTGCCGGGTCAGCACCTTCCCCGCCGGCAGCTTCCAGGCGCGGCTGCGGCTCCGAGTGCTGG TGCCTCCCCTGCCCTCACTGAATCCTGGTCCAGCACTAGAAGAGGGCCAGGGCCTGACCCTGGCAGCCTCCTGCACAGCTGagggcagcccagcccccagcgtGACCTGGGACACGGAGGTCAAAGGCACAACATCCAGCCGTTCCTTCAAGCACTCCCGCTCTGCTGCCGTCACCTCAGAGTTCCACCTGGTGCCTAGCCGCAGCATGAATGGGCAGCCACTGACTTGTGTGGTGTCTCATCCTGGCCTGCTCCAGGACCAAAGGATCACCCACATCCTCCACGTGTCCT TCCTTGCTGAGGCCTCTGTGAGGGGCCTTGAAGACCAAAATCTGTGGCACGTTGGCAGAGAAGGAGCTATGCTCAAGTGCCTGAGTGAAGGGCAGCCCCCTCCCTCATACAACTGGACACG gctggatgGGCCTCTGCCCAGTGGGGTACGAGTGGATGGGGACACTTTGGGCTTTCCCCCACTGACCACTGAGCACAGCGGCATCTACGTCTGCCATGTCAGCAATGAGTTCTCCGCGAGGGATTCTCAGGTCACTGTGGATGTTCTTG ACCCCCAGGAAGACTCTGGGAAGCAGGTGGACCTAGTATCAGCCtccgtggtggtggtgggtgtgaTCGCTGCGCTCTTGTTCTGCcttctggtggtggtggtggtactcATGTCCCGATACCATCAGCGCAAGGCCCAGCAGATGACCCAGAAATA TGAGGAGGAGCTGACCCTGACCAGGGAGAACTCCATCCGGAGGCTGCATTCCCATCACACGGACCCCAGGAGCCAG CCGGAGGAGAGTGTAGGGCTGAGAGCCGAGGGCCACCCTGATAGTCTCAAGGACAACAGTAGCTGCTCTGTGATG AGCGAAGAGCCCGAGGGCCGCAGTTACTCCACGCTGACCACGGTGAGGGAGATAGAAACACAGACTGAACTGCTGTCTCCAGGCTCTGGGCGGGCCGAGGAGGAGGAAGATCAGGATGAAGGCATCAAACAGGCCATGAACCATTTTGTTCAGGAGAATGGGACCCTACGGGCCAAGCCCACGGGCAATGGCATCTACATCAATGGGCGGGGACATCTGGTCTGA
- the KLHDC9 gene encoding kelch domain-containing protein 9 isoform X2 has translation MSGGLLAGGEREPSSDTVVFDPASGQAVRLGARGSPPRSHHDAVPVGGRWLCVVGGWDGSRRLATVTALDTECGVWEAWTATPGDCPPAGLSSHTCTGISDRELQVAGREGGIHTQRRYGSIYTLRLDPSARTYCYKQEGCHIASRSGHCAALLQTPGPHPGHQLLLFGGCNLAEPEVAGHWSHGKIKEEPPVAPHLMEQLARLVSSGQGSQKGPHGLRHHSCSVVGPFAVLFGGETLTRARDTICNDLYIYDTRTSPPLWFHFPCADRGMKRVGHRTCLWNDQLYLVGGFGEDGRTASPQVCILDFI, from the exons ATGTCAG GTGGTCTCCtagcaggaggagagagagagcccAGCAGCGATACGGTGGTCTTCGACCCGGCTAGCGGCCAGGCCGTACGATTGGGAGCCCGGGGCAGCCCCCCGCGCAGTCACCATGACGCGGTACCCGTGGGCGGGCGTTGGCTCTGCGTGGTGGGCGGCTGGGACGGGTCTCGCCGCTTGGCCACAGTGACCGCACTGGACACAGAGTGCGGTGTGTGGGAGGCGTGGACAGCGACCCCTGGTGACTGCCCCCCCGCTGGCCTCAGTAGTCACACCTGCACCGGCATCTCTGACCGAGAGCTGCAGGTGGCTGGCCGGGAGGGCGGTATCCACACTCAGCGACGCTATGGAAGCATCTACACATTAAGGCTGGACCCCAGCGCCCGCACCTATTG CTACAAGCAAGAAGGCTGCCACATAGCCTCACGCTCAGGTCACTGTGCGGCCCTGCTCCAAACTCCTGGACCCCATCCAGGTCATCAGCTATTGCTCTTTGGAGGTTGCAACTTAGCTGAACCAGAAGTAGCTGGGCATTGGAGTCATGGGAAAATTAAG GAGGAACCACCTGTTGCTCCTCATTTGATGGAACAGCTTGCAAGGCTTGTGAGCAGTGGGCAGGGGTCCCAGAAGGGGCCCCATGGACTACGGCATCACTCATGTTCTGTGGTCGGGCCCTTTGCTGTGCTGTTTGGTGGAGAAACTCTGACCAGAGCTAGGGACACCATCTGCAATGATCTCTACATCTATGATACCC GCACATCTCCTCCTCTGTGGTTCCACTTCCCCTGTGCAGATCGCGGGATGAAACGTGTAGGCCATCGCACCTGCCTTTGGAATGATCAGCTTTACCTGGTTGGGGGTTTTGGTGAGGATGGCAGGACAGCCAGTCCACAGGTTTGCATCCTGGACTTTATCTAA
- the KLHDC9 gene encoding kelch domain-containing protein 9 isoform X1 translates to MAVAVPPGRAAGSGWAWRPVARDALLARAFHSCTELQGRFYLVGGLLAGGEREPSSDTVVFDPASGQAVRLGARGSPPRSHHDAVPVGGRWLCVVGGWDGSRRLATVTALDTECGVWEAWTATPGDCPPAGLSSHTCTGISDRELQVAGREGGIHTQRRYGSIYTLRLDPSARTYCYKQEGCHIASRSGHCAALLQTPGPHPGHQLLLFGGCNLAEPEVAGHWSHGKIKEEPPVAPHLMEQLARLVSSGQGSQKGPHGLRHHSCSVVGPFAVLFGGETLTRARDTICNDLYIYDTRTSPPLWFHFPCADRGMKRVGHRTCLWNDQLYLVGGFGEDGRTASPQVCILDFI, encoded by the exons ATGGCGGTGGCCGTGCCCCCGGGTCGGGCCGCAGGCTCAGGCTGGGCCTGGAGGCCAGTGGCGCGGGACGCGCTTTTAGCTAGGGCCTTCCATTCATGCACCGAACTGCAGGGACGGTTCTATCTCGTAGGTGGTCTCCtagcaggaggagagagagagcccAGCAGCGATACGGTGGTCTTCGACCCGGCTAGCGGCCAGGCCGTACGATTGGGAGCCCGGGGCAGCCCCCCGCGCAGTCACCATGACGCGGTACCCGTGGGCGGGCGTTGGCTCTGCGTGGTGGGCGGCTGGGACGGGTCTCGCCGCTTGGCCACAGTGACCGCACTGGACACAGAGTGCGGTGTGTGGGAGGCGTGGACAGCGACCCCTGGTGACTGCCCCCCCGCTGGCCTCAGTAGTCACACCTGCACCGGCATCTCTGACCGAGAGCTGCAGGTGGCTGGCCGGGAGGGCGGTATCCACACTCAGCGACGCTATGGAAGCATCTACACATTAAGGCTGGACCCCAGCGCCCGCACCTATTG CTACAAGCAAGAAGGCTGCCACATAGCCTCACGCTCAGGTCACTGTGCGGCCCTGCTCCAAACTCCTGGACCCCATCCAGGTCATCAGCTATTGCTCTTTGGAGGTTGCAACTTAGCTGAACCAGAAGTAGCTGGGCATTGGAGTCATGGGAAAATTAAG GAGGAACCACCTGTTGCTCCTCATTTGATGGAACAGCTTGCAAGGCTTGTGAGCAGTGGGCAGGGGTCCCAGAAGGGGCCCCATGGACTACGGCATCACTCATGTTCTGTGGTCGGGCCCTTTGCTGTGCTGTTTGGTGGAGAAACTCTGACCAGAGCTAGGGACACCATCTGCAATGATCTCTACATCTATGATACCC GCACATCTCCTCCTCTGTGGTTCCACTTCCCCTGTGCAGATCGCGGGATGAAACGTGTAGGCCATCGCACCTGCCTTTGGAATGATCAGCTTTACCTGGTTGGGGGTTTTGGTGAGGATGGCAGGACAGCCAGTCCACAGGTTTGCATCCTGGACTTTATCTAA
- the KLHDC9 gene encoding kelch domain-containing protein 9 isoform X3: MAVAVPPGRAAGSGWAWRPVARDALLARAFHSCTELQGRFYLVGGLLAGGEREPSSDTVVFDPASGQAVRLGARGSPPRSHHDAVPVGGRWLCVVGGWDGSRRLATVTALDTECGVWEAWTATPGDCPPAGLSSHTCTGISDRELQVAGREGGIHTQRRYGSIYTLRLDPSARTYCYKQEGCHIASRSGHCAALLQTPGPHPGHQLLLFGGCNLAEPEVAGHWSHGKIKSFLSPQGGTTCCSSFDGTACKACEQWAGVPEGAPWTTASLMFCGRALCCAVWWRNSDQS, encoded by the exons ATGGCGGTGGCCGTGCCCCCGGGTCGGGCCGCAGGCTCAGGCTGGGCCTGGAGGCCAGTGGCGCGGGACGCGCTTTTAGCTAGGGCCTTCCATTCATGCACCGAACTGCAGGGACGGTTCTATCTCGTAGGTGGTCTCCtagcaggaggagagagagagcccAGCAGCGATACGGTGGTCTTCGACCCGGCTAGCGGCCAGGCCGTACGATTGGGAGCCCGGGGCAGCCCCCCGCGCAGTCACCATGACGCGGTACCCGTGGGCGGGCGTTGGCTCTGCGTGGTGGGCGGCTGGGACGGGTCTCGCCGCTTGGCCACAGTGACCGCACTGGACACAGAGTGCGGTGTGTGGGAGGCGTGGACAGCGACCCCTGGTGACTGCCCCCCCGCTGGCCTCAGTAGTCACACCTGCACCGGCATCTCTGACCGAGAGCTGCAGGTGGCTGGCCGGGAGGGCGGTATCCACACTCAGCGACGCTATGGAAGCATCTACACATTAAGGCTGGACCCCAGCGCCCGCACCTATTG CTACAAGCAAGAAGGCTGCCACATAGCCTCACGCTCAGGTCACTGTGCGGCCCTGCTCCAAACTCCTGGACCCCATCCAGGTCATCAGCTATTGCTCTTTGGAGGTTGCAACTTAGCTGAACCAGAAGTAGCTGGGCATTGGAGTCATGGGAAAATTAAG TCCTTTCTTTCTCCCCAAGGAGGAACCACCTGTTGCTCCTCATTTGATGGAACAGCTTGCAAGGCTTGTGAGCAGTGGGCAGGGGTCCCAGAAGGGGCCCCATGGACTACGGCATCACTCATGTTCTGTGGTCGGGCCCTTTGCTGTGCTGTTTGGTGGAGAAACTCTGACCAGAGCTAG
- the KLHDC9 gene encoding kelch domain-containing protein 9 isoform X4, with protein MEQLARLVSSGQGSQKGPHGLRHHSCSVVGPFAVLFGGETLTRARDTICNDLYIYDTRTSPPLWFHFPCADRGMKRVGHRTCLWNDQLYLVGGFGEDGRTASPQVCILDFI; from the exons ATGGAACAGCTTGCAAGGCTTGTGAGCAGTGGGCAGGGGTCCCAGAAGGGGCCCCATGGACTACGGCATCACTCATGTTCTGTGGTCGGGCCCTTTGCTGTGCTGTTTGGTGGAGAAACTCTGACCAGAGCTAGGGACACCATCTGCAATGATCTCTACATCTATGATACCC GCACATCTCCTCCTCTGTGGTTCCACTTCCCCTGTGCAGATCGCGGGATGAAACGTGTAGGCCATCGCACCTGCCTTTGGAATGATCAGCTTTACCTGGTTGGGGGTTTTGGTGAGGATGGCAGGACAGCCAGTCCACAGGTTTGCATCCTGGACTTTATCTAA